In Clostridia bacterium, the genomic window TTGTCGCGGAGGCTGTACGCGAAACCGAAGCGCGGCTGGAAGTTGCTTTTCCGCAGCTTGGCGGGCATGCGCGAGTTGCCGCCTACACCGGTAAACAGCATGCCGCCGCGGACGGGCGGGGTGCCGGGATAAGCGGCGCGGTTGATCAGAGCATCGACCGGGCTCAACGTCTGGGCGTCGAAGCCGCGGGTGAGGCGGTTGAAACGCTCGGTGGGCGGATGGTTGAGGTCCCACCGGAAACCCAGGTTCAAGGTGAGGCGGCGGGACACTTTCCAGTCGTCCTGGATCCAGGGCGCGTAGTAGCGGTAGAGAAAAATGGGGAAGGCGTTGACGGAGGCACTCCCGCTGCTCGGCGTCCCGAGAAGGAAGGACGCAACGGAATCGCCGCTCAGGGCGTCGGCGCGGTTGTACTGCTGTTGCGTCCAGCCCGGATTGGCCGCCAGCGTAAACGGGGGGTTGCTGTTATAAGTGCCCACCGACCACTGGGTCCAGCGCAGGTCCAAACCGGTTTTGATCACGTGCGGACCGATCACCTTGGTGACGGTCGGCTGGATGCCGAAATTGTTCGTGTGGTTGATCTGGTAGTACCCGCCCAGGGTGGTGTAGTTGGAGAACTCGTACCTGCCGAACCAATCGGGGAGGACTACCTGGTTGTTCATGGATTCCGGAAAGCCGTGTTTGGTCAGTGGATAATTGGCGTTCTCGACGATATTCCGATCGTTGTTGAAGAAGTTGAACGACAGGCGCAGGTTGGCGATGAAGGTGGGGCTCAGGGTGCCGACCCAGTCCAATACATAGGAGTCGTTGATCTTCTTCTCGCCCCATTCGTTGGAGTACTCGCCTAGGCCGCGCAGGCCGTTGAAACTGTTGTGGTAGGTCCAGTCGCTCCAGCCGCGGCGGAAGAAGAAGCGGTGATTGTCGCCGAGGTTATGGTCCAGTTTGCCGACCACGCTATAGCCCGTGGAACTGCCGGGATTCGCGGCTCCACCGACCTGATAATTCAATCTCGAATAACCTTGGCCCGCGGTCTTGGTGTTGGCCTTGGGCATGAAGCCCAGGATGTTGGTGGCGATCGGGTTGATGCGGTCCTTGGGGATGACGTTGCCGGCGAACGGTGTGCGCGTCCAGACGCCATTGATGTCGCGCCCCGTGGTGGGGTCGTAGATCGTTATCAGGCGGTTGTTGGCGTCCACCAGTTTGCTGAAGTCCCCGGCGCGCATGTCCGCTTCCGGCACGGACAGCAGCAGGGGCATCGGAGTCGAATTGCGCATGCTCTCGAAGGTGCCCGTGACGAAGGTGCGGTTGCGGCCGTCGTAGACTTTCGGGATCAGCACCGGGCCCTCCAGATGGAAGCCGAACTGGTCCCTGGTCGACTGCCCGCGCGGTGCGCCGATGGCATTGTTCTGGAAGGAATTGGCGCTGCCCCACGAGCGGTTCAGGTATTCGTAGCCGGTGCCGTGAAAGACGTTGGTGCCGCTCTTCACTGAGATGTTGAGGATGCCGCCGCTGGTACGGCCGTACTGGGCGTCGTAGATATTGGTCTGGATCTTGAACTCCTGGACCGAATCGACGGGAGGTACATAGCCAACACCGCCATTGAAGGCCTTGGTGTCATTGGGTGCGCCGTCCAACTGGAAGCTGTTGGAGTTGGACAGTCCGCCGTTCATGGCCCATTTCTCGATGGCGCCTTGGGAGAAGATGCCTTGCGCCGCAATCTGACCGGTGAAGCCGACGCCCGGCACCAGCCGGGAAAGCATCATCGGATTGCCGCCGTTGAGGGCGAACTGCGTGACGCGCTGGTTGTCGATTACGCTCCCGCGGTCCGCCTTGACGGCGTCGAGCAGCGGAGCTTCGCTGGTAACCGTGACCTGTTCGGTTACCCCACCGACCTCCAGCTTGATTTCCAGGCTGGCGGCCTGGCCGAGATTAAGAATCAAGCCCGAACGCACGAATTTCTTAAATCCGGGCGCCTCGGCCGAGACTTGGTAAGTTCCGGGTCTGAGGAACGGGACCCGGTAGTCGCCCTGGGCATCCGAAACGGTGGTGTTCTGCTCGTTGGTGGCGACGTTCTTGACCAGCACTGTGGAACCGGCGATCGAGGCTCCAGTGCTGTCCATGATGCGGCCTGACAGAGTGGCCCGGAATTCCTGGCTCCATAGCAGAGACGCCAGAAGCAGGCCGCCGAGTAATGCAAAATTTCGCTTCATATCGGGGCTCCTTAAGAGTCATTCGAAAAGTGAATT contains:
- a CDS encoding carboxypeptidase regulatory-like domain-containing protein, which produces MKRNFALLGGLLLASLLWSQEFRATLSGRIMDSTGASIAGSTVLVKNVATNEQNTTVSDAQGDYRVPFLRPGTYQVSAEAPGFKKFVRSGLILNLGQAASLEIKLEVGGVTEQVTVTSEAPLLDAVKADRGSVIDNQRVTQFALNGGNPMMLSRLVPGVGFTGQIAAQGIFSQGAIEKWAMNGGLSNSNSFQLDGAPNDTKAFNGGVGYVPPVDSVQEFKIQTNIYDAQYGRTSGGILNISVKSGTNVFHGTGYEYLNRSWGSANSFQNNAIGAPRGQSTRDQFGFHLEGPVLIPKVYDGRNRTFVTGTFESMRNSTPMPLLLSVPEADMRAGDFSKLVDANNRLITIYDPTTGRDINGVWTRTPFAGNVIPKDRINPIATNILGFMPKANTKTAGQGYSRLNYQVGGAANPGSSTGYSVVGKLDHNLGDNHRFFFRRGWSDWTYHNSFNGLRGLGEYSNEWGEKKINDSYVLDWVGTLSPTFIANLRLSFNFFNNDRNIVENANYPLTKHGFPESMNNQVVLPDWFGRYEFSNYTTLGGYYQINHTNNFGIQPTVTKVIGPHVIKTGLDLRWTQWSVGTYNSNPPFTLAANPGWTQQQYNRADALSGDSVASFLLGTPSSGSASVNAFPIFLYRYYAPWIQDDWKVSRRLTLNLGFRWDLNHPPTERFNRLTRGFDAQTLSPVDALINRAAYPGTPPVRGGMLFTGVGGNSRMPAKLRKSNFQPRFGFAYSLRDNLVVRGGWGRTYMNPTESYDSLNYGFSQRTDVVTSLDGTRTSIPNVLNNPFPNGVIAPAGASRGLLTFLGQGFNVANPEFRIPYLDQFSLGFQYGLPFSSKVEISYVGSRGHDLQDTYPFNNYDVSLRNKCNLMEGGNPLYCDERLPNPFYQLEPFTGTSLYSSPTVARTSLAVAYPQFGTLTEVNRNDGKSWYNSLQITWETRRKSGLNVMVSYTLSKQIMQRGWLDSLRMEPQRGLVDWDRPHRLSIGSIYELPFGKGKHWLNTSHPFWSRLVSGWENATMFFYESGRPWALPNVITLKDARVGDVDWSAPDVRAVQPCVAQWNDNGSITMQPYSVSYGCKEYYYLVPPRYSPRFSTVNDGRIRLHSAPQVDLSLNKTTQITEKTRLQFRAEAFNATNTYLFLAQPFNNSVTSALFGTLNKASVSTANSNRGRTIQLGLKFLW